Proteins encoded by one window of Pseudomonas tructae:
- a CDS encoding malto-oligosyltrehalose synthase, whose translation MKALSATLRLQFHADFSLDQAAALVPYFARLGVSHLYASPLLRARPGSAHGYDVVDPGQVNPQLGGEAALERLVAALRLHGMGLIVDVVPNHMAVGSDNPWWQDLLAWGRRSRYAEFFDIQWHSPDPLLEGQLLLPFLAADYGAMLQGGEIPLRFDAASGQFHIQHHEQRFAICPADYGEILAHGNAALQSLATRLSGLRSGDDPAARAKPLLAELAALSRRQPLDAVLNAFDSRTPEGFQRLHALLERQPYRLASWRTAADDINWRRFFDVNELGGLRVERAAVFEATHGKLFELIGRGLIDGLRIDHIDGLADPRGYCRKLRRRVDRLLAQRPLEAALEHLPIYVEKILGADEHLHRDWNVDGSTGYEFMNQVSLLQHDPAGETELAALWSALSERPEFSEEVRLARQQVLNGSLAGDFESVAQALLQVARDDLMSRDLTLGAIRRALQALIEHYPVYRTYINACGRPAADEAFFQQALRGARQRLSEADWPVLDHLQRWLGGEPWCQLPPGRARKHLRHACVRLQQLTAPAAAKAVEDTAFYRSALLLSRNDVGFDAEHFSAPLEAFHQQCLERLEQFPDNLLSTATHDHKRGEDSRARLAVLSERSNWFASRVEHWRELASPLRCTLADGEAPAAADELLLYQSLLGSWPLPLSEDDPLALEAYAERLRQWQRKALREAKLRSSWSAPNSDYEQACLDFIDSLLLERSSQQLRHSLAQAVQAIACPGALNSLAQCLLRMTVPGVPDLYQGNEYWDFSLVDPDNRRPVDFAARRQTLGDGTHMAQLLQDWRSGRIKQALINQVLERRQQYPQLFLRGQYLPVQVQGRHADRVLAFARLTATERAIVVVPRLAWSLLDQSPIPLIPAQNWDDTRLILPFALSPANCSGLFATGAVTASKELWLSTALKEFPVNLFIEHV comes from the coding sequence ATGAAAGCCCTGAGCGCGACCCTGCGCCTGCAGTTTCATGCCGATTTCAGTCTCGACCAGGCCGCGGCATTGGTGCCCTACTTTGCCCGCCTGGGCGTCAGTCACCTGTACGCGTCGCCGCTGCTGCGGGCGCGCCCCGGATCTGCCCACGGTTACGATGTTGTCGACCCCGGCCAGGTCAACCCGCAGCTGGGTGGTGAGGCCGCACTGGAGCGCCTGGTGGCGGCGCTGCGCCTGCATGGCATGGGCCTGATCGTCGATGTGGTCCCCAACCATATGGCCGTGGGCAGCGACAATCCCTGGTGGCAAGACCTGCTGGCCTGGGGACGGCGCAGCCGCTACGCCGAGTTCTTCGACATCCAGTGGCACTCCCCCGACCCGCTGCTCGAGGGCCAGTTGCTGCTGCCATTTCTGGCCGCTGACTACGGCGCGATGCTGCAAGGCGGCGAAATCCCCCTGCGCTTCGATGCCGCCAGCGGCCAGTTTCATATCCAGCACCATGAACAGCGCTTTGCGATCTGCCCGGCCGACTATGGCGAAATACTTGCTCATGGCAACGCCGCCCTGCAGTCATTGGCCACACGCTTGAGTGGCTTGCGCAGCGGCGACGATCCCGCCGCGCGCGCCAAGCCGCTACTGGCCGAGCTTGCGGCGCTGTCCAGGCGCCAGCCGCTGGACGCGGTGCTGAACGCCTTCGACAGCCGCACGCCCGAGGGTTTCCAGCGCCTGCATGCGCTGCTCGAACGCCAGCCCTATCGCCTGGCCAGCTGGCGTACCGCTGCCGACGATATCAACTGGCGGCGCTTCTTCGACGTCAATGAGCTGGGCGGACTGCGGGTCGAGCGTGCGGCGGTGTTCGAGGCCACCCACGGTAAGCTCTTCGAGCTGATCGGCCGCGGCCTGATCGACGGACTGCGTATCGACCACATTGACGGCCTGGCCGATCCCCGTGGCTACTGCCGCAAGCTGCGCCGGCGGGTCGACCGGCTGCTGGCCCAGCGCCCACTGGAGGCTGCGCTGGAGCACTTGCCGATCTATGTCGAGAAGATCCTCGGCGCCGATGAGCACTTGCACCGCGACTGGAACGTCGACGGCAGCACCGGTTACGAATTCATGAACCAGGTCTCGCTGCTGCAGCATGACCCGGCTGGTGAAACGGAGCTGGCAGCACTGTGGAGCGCGCTCAGCGAACGCCCGGAGTTCAGTGAAGAGGTGCGCCTGGCCCGCCAGCAAGTCCTCAATGGCAGCCTGGCCGGCGATTTCGAGTCCGTGGCCCAGGCCTTGCTGCAGGTGGCCCGCGACGACCTGATGAGCCGCGACCTGACCCTGGGCGCGATTCGCCGCGCCCTGCAGGCACTGATCGAGCACTACCCGGTGTACCGCACCTACATCAATGCCTGCGGGCGCCCGGCCGCGGACGAAGCATTCTTCCAGCAGGCCCTGCGCGGTGCCCGCCAACGCCTGAGCGAGGCCGATTGGCCAGTGCTCGATCACCTGCAGCGCTGGCTCGGCGGCGAGCCCTGGTGCCAGTTGCCGCCAGGGCGGGCGCGCAAGCACCTGCGCCATGCCTGTGTGCGACTCCAGCAGTTGACTGCGCCCGCTGCCGCCAAAGCCGTGGAAGACACCGCGTTCTACCGTTCGGCCCTGCTGCTGTCGCGCAACGATGTCGGCTTTGACGCCGAGCACTTCAGCGCCCCGCTCGAGGCGTTCCATCAGCAGTGTCTTGAGCGCCTTGAACAGTTCCCGGACAACCTGCTGAGCACCGCCACCCACGACCACAAGCGCGGCGAAGACAGCCGCGCGCGCCTGGCAGTGCTCAGTGAGCGCAGCAACTGGTTTGCCAGCCGGGTCGAACACTGGCGCGAACTCGCCAGCCCCCTGCGCTGTACCCTGGCCGACGGCGAGGCGCCGGCCGCTGCCGATGAACTGCTGCTGTACCAGAGCCTGCTCGGCAGTTGGCCGCTGCCCCTCAGTGAGGACGATCCGCTGGCGCTTGAGGCCTATGCCGAACGCTTGCGCCAATGGCAACGCAAGGCCTTGCGCGAAGCCAAGTTGCGCAGCAGCTGGAGCGCCCCCAACTCGGATTATGAGCAGGCCTGCCTGGACTTCATCGACAGCCTGCTGCTGGAGCGCTCCAGCCAGCAGTTGCGCCACTCCCTGGCCCAAGCGGTGCAGGCCATCGCCTGCCCGGGTGCCCTCAACAGCCTGGCCCAGTGCCTGCTGCGCATGACGGTACCGGGGGTTCCCGACCTCTACCAGGGCAACGAGTATTGGGATTTCAGCCTGGTTGACCCGGACAACCGCCGCCCGGTGGATTTCGCCGCCCGTCGCCAGACACTGGGCGACGGCACCCACATGGCGCAGTTGCTCCAGGACTGGCGCAGTGGCCGGATCAAGCAGGCGCTGATCAACCAGGTGTTGGAGCGACGCCAGCAATACCCGCAGCTGTTCCTGCGCGGTCAGTACCTGCCTGTTCAGGTGCAAGGCAGGCACGCCGACCGGGTCCTGGCGTTTGCCCGCCTGACAGCCACAGAGCGCGCCATAGTGGTGGTGCCGCGCCTGGCCTGGAGCTTGCTTGACCAATCCCCCATACCCCTGATCCCGGCACAGAACTGGGACGATACCCGGCTGATCCTGCCGTTTGCCTTGTCGCCTGCCAACTGCTCGGGACTTTTTGCCACGGGCGCAGTCACAGCCTCAAAGGAGCTGTGGCTGAGCACCGCACTCAAGGAGTTTCCGGTCAATCTGTTCATCGAACATGTTTAA
- a CDS encoding DUF2934 domain-containing protein yields MSVEEKRIREFAYQIWESEGQPEGQQQRHWDMARKLAEAEALAPRVTPRKPSAKAKTASAAAAPKKPRAAKKPPTA; encoded by the coding sequence ATGAGTGTTGAAGAAAAACGCATTCGTGAATTTGCCTATCAGATCTGGGAGTCGGAGGGGCAGCCCGAAGGCCAGCAACAGCGTCACTGGGACATGGCGCGCAAGCTCGCCGAGGCCGAAGCCCTGGCGCCCAGGGTCACCCCGCGCAAGCCCAGCGCCAAGGCCAAGACGGCCAGTGCTGCGGCGGCGCCGAAAAAGCCCAGGGCAGCCAAGAAGCCACCGACCGCGTGA
- the glgX gene encoding glycogen debranching protein GlgX: protein MSKPKPTAQVHLEPSRIREGLPFPLGASWDGLGVNFALFSANATKVELCLFDASGEVELERIELPEYTDEIFHGYLPDAHPGQIYGYRVHGPYDPENGHRFNPNKLLIDPYAKQLVGSLKWSEALFGYTIGHPDGDLSFDERDSAPFVPKCKVIDPAYTWGRDQRVGIPWERTILYEAHVRGISMRHPAVPPANRGTFAGLMCNELLGHIKQLGVSSIELLPIHAFVNDQHLLQKGLNNYWGYNSIAFFAPHPRYLANGKIAEFKEMVAHLHDAGLEVILDVVYNHTAEGNELGPTLSMRGIDNVSYYRLMPDDKRFYINDSGTGNTLDLSHPCVLQLVTDSLRYWAGEMHVDGFRFDLATILGRYHEGFDERHSFLVACRQDPLLSQVKLIAEPWDCGPGGYQVGNFAPGWAEWNDRFRDTVRAFWKGDEGQLADFAARMTASGELFNRRGRRPYASVNFITAHDGFTLRDLVSYNDKHNQDNDEDNQDGSNNNLSWNHGVEGPTAAPEINALRLRQMRNFFATLLLAQGTPMIVAGDEFSRTQHGNNNAYCQDSEIGWVNWALDDDGAALLKFVKRLTKLRLAYPVLRRTRFLVGDYNEAIGVKDVTWLAPDASEMGIEQWQDAHGRCLGMLLDGRAQVSGILRPGADATLLLIVNAHHDTVAFTLPQVPEGEHWNCLLDTDRPLLRKGEQHDFASQLQVSGRSLALLELYRDDDA, encoded by the coding sequence ATGAGCAAGCCTAAGCCCACCGCCCAAGTGCACCTGGAACCCTCGCGCATCCGCGAAGGCCTGCCCTTTCCCCTGGGCGCCAGCTGGGATGGCCTGGGGGTCAACTTCGCGCTGTTCTCGGCCAACGCCACCAAGGTTGAACTGTGCCTGTTCGATGCCAGCGGCGAGGTCGAGCTTGAGCGTATCGAGCTGCCCGAGTACACCGACGAAATCTTCCATGGCTACCTGCCCGACGCCCACCCCGGGCAAATCTACGGCTACCGGGTGCATGGCCCGTACGACCCGGAAAACGGCCACCGCTTCAACCCCAACAAACTGCTGATCGACCCTTACGCCAAGCAACTGGTCGGCAGCCTGAAATGGTCCGAAGCGCTGTTCGGCTACACCATCGGCCACCCCGACGGCGACCTCAGCTTCGATGAACGCGACAGCGCGCCGTTCGTGCCCAAGTGCAAGGTCATCGACCCGGCCTACACCTGGGGCCGCGACCAGCGCGTGGGCATTCCCTGGGAACGCACGATCCTCTACGAAGCCCATGTGCGTGGCATCAGCATGCGCCACCCGGCCGTGCCGCCCGCCAACCGCGGGACCTTCGCCGGGCTTATGTGCAACGAGTTGCTGGGCCACATCAAGCAGCTTGGGGTGTCGTCGATCGAACTGCTGCCGATTCACGCCTTCGTCAACGACCAGCATCTGCTGCAAAAAGGCCTGAACAACTACTGGGGTTACAACAGCATTGCCTTTTTCGCCCCCCACCCACGCTACCTGGCCAATGGCAAGATCGCCGAATTCAAGGAGATGGTCGCACACCTGCATGATGCAGGCCTGGAGGTGATTCTCGACGTGGTCTACAACCACACCGCCGAGGGCAACGAGCTAGGGCCGACCCTGTCCATGCGCGGCATCGACAACGTCTCCTACTACCGCCTGATGCCTGACGACAAGCGCTTCTACATCAACGATTCCGGCACTGGCAACACCCTCGACCTGAGCCACCCCTGCGTACTGCAACTGGTCACCGACTCGTTGCGCTACTGGGCCGGTGAGATGCACGTGGACGGCTTTCGCTTTGACCTGGCGACCATTCTTGGCCGCTACCACGAGGGCTTCGACGAACGTCACAGCTTTCTCGTCGCCTGTCGCCAGGACCCGCTGCTCAGCCAGGTCAAACTGATCGCCGAGCCTTGGGACTGCGGCCCCGGCGGTTACCAGGTGGGCAACTTCGCCCCTGGCTGGGCGGAATGGAACGACCGCTTTCGCGATACCGTAAGGGCCTTCTGGAAGGGCGACGAAGGCCAGCTGGCCGACTTCGCCGCACGCATGACCGCCTCCGGCGAGCTGTTCAACCGGCGCGGTCGCAGGCCTTACGCGTCGGTCAATTTCATCACCGCCCATGACGGCTTCACCCTGCGCGACCTGGTCTCTTACAACGACAAGCACAACCAGGACAACGACGAAGACAACCAGGACGGCAGCAACAACAACCTGTCGTGGAACCACGGCGTCGAAGGCCCCACCGCCGCCCCTGAGATCAACGCCCTGCGCCTGCGCCAGATGCGCAACTTCTTCGCCACCCTGTTGTTGGCCCAAGGCACGCCGATGATCGTCGCCGGCGACGAGTTCAGCCGCACCCAGCACGGCAACAACAATGCCTATTGCCAGGACAGCGAAATCGGCTGGGTCAACTGGGCGCTGGACGACGATGGTGCGGCGCTGCTCAAGTTCGTCAAGCGCCTGACCAAGCTGCGCCTGGCTTACCCGGTGCTGCGCCGCACGCGCTTTCTGGTCGGTGACTACAACGAGGCGATCGGGGTCAAGGACGTCACTTGGCTGGCGCCGGACGCCAGCGAAATGGGCATCGAGCAATGGCAGGACGCCCACGGGCGCTGCCTGGGCATGCTGCTCGACGGTCGCGCCCAGGTCAGTGGCATTTTGCGCCCCGGCGCCGATGCCACCTTGCTGCTGATCGTCAACGCCCATCACGACACGGTCGCTTTCACCCTGCCCCAGGTGCCGGAGGGCGAACACTGGAACTGCCTGCTCGACACCGACCGTCCCCTTTTGCGTAAAGGCGAGCAGCACGACTTTGCCAGCCAGCTCCAGGTCAGCGGGCGCTCCCTGGCATTGCTTGAGCTGTACCGCGACGACGATGCCTGA
- a CDS encoding autotransporter domain-containing protein: MKRTPNPTGFEYVFYAVSTSLLLATPLETQALGLEDSNPLNHMVQAQPALSLTPVSTSGLGLSTLGAFSERLAERNAPTANETIASQWAQFFPTPVRTPSPEADNLSTPNRTLQISPDLFIRETSGGNVHRAGFFVGHSNLQSGFDGLHKPQVGDRQTAVNLDGESLGVYWSMTHDQGWHLDAVAMGTRFDINGRSESGQRLDGNGHALTLSVEGGYPISLGNNWTLEPQAQLINQQYFPGSQTQTDTQQAFDEQPNWTGRVGAKLSARYNVRGMPIEPFVRTNIWYDFSNADTVSLDKVDKISSGRNSATVELGLGLVARVTPKVALFVSADYSSDMDDNDLNGLIGNLGIRVRW, encoded by the coding sequence ATGAAAAGAACTCCAAATCCCACGGGCTTTGAGTACGTTTTCTATGCGGTTTCCACGTCGCTGCTCTTGGCAACCCCGTTGGAAACCCAAGCATTGGGCCTGGAGGATAGCAACCCGCTGAACCACATGGTGCAGGCCCAACCTGCCCTCTCGCTCACCCCGGTCAGCACCAGTGGCCTGGGCCTGAGCACCCTGGGCGCGTTTTCCGAGCGCCTGGCCGAGCGCAACGCTCCGACCGCCAATGAAACTATCGCCAGCCAGTGGGCGCAGTTCTTCCCGACCCCGGTGCGCACCCCGAGCCCGGAAGCCGACAACCTCAGTACACCAAACCGCACCCTGCAGATCAGCCCTGACCTGTTCATTCGTGAAACCAGTGGCGGCAATGTACACCGCGCCGGTTTCTTCGTCGGCCACAGCAACCTGCAAAGCGGCTTTGACGGCTTGCACAAACCCCAGGTCGGCGACAGGCAGACCGCAGTCAATCTCGACGGCGAGAGCCTGGGCGTGTACTGGAGCATGACCCATGACCAGGGCTGGCACCTGGATGCCGTGGCCATGGGTACCCGCTTCGACATCAATGGCCGCAGCGAATCCGGCCAGCGCCTGGATGGCAATGGCCATGCCCTGACCCTGTCGGTGGAAGGCGGCTACCCCATCAGCCTGGGCAACAACTGGACCCTGGAGCCACAAGCCCAGTTGATCAACCAGCAGTACTTTCCCGGCAGCCAGACTCAGACCGACACCCAGCAAGCCTTCGACGAACAGCCGAACTGGACCGGCCGGGTCGGTGCCAAGTTGTCTGCGCGCTACAACGTGCGCGGCATGCCGATCGAGCCCTTCGTGCGGACCAACATCTGGTACGACTTCTCCAATGCCGATACGGTGAGCCTGGACAAGGTCGACAAGATCAGCAGCGGACGCAACTCCGCCACCGTCGAACTGGGCCTGGGCCTGGTGGCGCGGGTCACGCCGAAAGTGGCGCTGTTTGTCAGCGCCGACTACAGCAGCGACATGGATGACAATGACCTCAACGGCCTGATTGGCAACCTGGGGATCAGGGTACGCTGGTGA
- the glgB gene encoding 1,4-alpha-glucan branching protein GlgB, translating to MTQRKREEGGLGQRDIEALVRAEHTDPFAVLGPHPDGAGGQFVRAYLPNALNVKVLARSDNRVLAELEQGPVPGLFITHLADQQAYLLQINWAGGEQVSEDPYSFGPLLGDMDLYLFAEGNHRDLSGAMGAQPVSVEGVDGVRFSVWAPNARRVSVVGDFNNWDGRRHPMRLRHPSGVWELFVPRLQAGEAYKYEVLGREGILPLKADPLARATELPPSTASKVTGPLNHDWQDQGWMQVRGERQANNAPLSIYELHAGSWQCELDDNGEVARFYNWRELAERLVPYIQQLGFTHIELMPIMEHPFGGSWGYQPLSMFAPTARYGMAEDFAAFIDACHQARIGVILDWVPAHFPTDSHGLVRFDGTALYEYDNPLEGFHQDWDTLIYNLGRTEVHGFMLASALHWLKHFHIDGLRVDAVASMLYRDYSRKAGEWVPNRHGGRENLEAIDFLRHLNDVVALEAPGALVIAEESTAWPGVSQPTQQGGLGFAYKWNMGWMHDTLHYIQNDPIHRTYHHNEMSFGLIYAYSEHFILPISHDEVVHGKHSLIDKMPGDRWQKFANLRAYLTFMWTHPGKKLLFMGCEFGQWREWNHDSELDWYLLKYPEHLGVQRLVADLNRLYRDERALHEQDCQPQGFQWLIGDDAHNSVYAWLRWSTSGEPLLVVANFTPVPREGYRIGVPFGERWVEVLNSDAEGYAGSNFGNLGEVPSQALPSHGQPLSVGLNLPPLGVLILRPQ from the coding sequence ATGACTCAACGCAAGCGCGAGGAAGGAGGGCTGGGGCAGCGGGATATCGAAGCCCTGGTCAGAGCCGAACACACCGACCCGTTCGCGGTGCTCGGCCCGCACCCCGATGGTGCCGGTGGCCAGTTTGTCCGCGCCTACCTGCCCAATGCCCTGAACGTGAAGGTGTTGGCCCGCAGTGACAATCGTGTGTTGGCAGAGTTGGAGCAAGGCCCGGTGCCGGGGCTGTTCATCACGCATTTGGCGGATCAGCAGGCGTACCTGTTGCAGATCAACTGGGCCGGTGGCGAGCAGGTCAGCGAAGACCCCTACAGCTTCGGCCCGTTGCTCGGCGACATGGACCTGTACCTGTTCGCCGAAGGCAATCACCGTGACCTGTCCGGGGCCATGGGCGCGCAACCGGTGAGCGTCGAGGGTGTCGACGGTGTGCGCTTTTCGGTGTGGGCACCCAATGCCCGGCGGGTCTCGGTGGTCGGCGACTTCAACAACTGGGACGGTCGCCGCCATCCCATGCGCCTGCGTCATCCGTCCGGGGTCTGGGAGCTGTTCGTGCCGCGCCTGCAGGCCGGCGAGGCCTACAAGTACGAAGTGCTCGGCCGTGAAGGCATCCTGCCGCTGAAGGCCGACCCGCTGGCCCGAGCCACCGAGCTGCCACCCAGCACCGCCTCGAAGGTCACCGGCCCCCTGAACCACGACTGGCAGGACCAGGGCTGGATGCAGGTGCGCGGTGAGCGCCAGGCCAATAACGCGCCACTGTCGATCTACGAACTGCACGCCGGTTCCTGGCAGTGCGAGCTGGACGACAACGGTGAAGTCGCGCGCTTCTACAACTGGCGTGAACTGGCCGAGCGCCTGGTGCCTTACATCCAGCAGCTGGGTTTTACTCATATCGAACTGATGCCGATCATGGAGCACCCCTTTGGTGGTTCCTGGGGCTATCAGCCGCTGTCGATGTTCGCCCCGACCGCGCGCTACGGTATGGCCGAGGATTTTGCCGCCTTTATCGACGCCTGCCACCAGGCGCGCATCGGCGTGATCCTTGACTGGGTACCGGCGCATTTCCCCACCGACAGTCACGGCCTGGTGCGCTTCGATGGCACTGCGCTGTATGAGTACGACAACCCGCTCGAAGGCTTTCACCAGGACTGGGATACGCTGATCTACAACCTGGGCCGTACCGAAGTGCACGGCTTCATGCTGGCCTCGGCGCTGCACTGGCTCAAGCATTTTCATATCGACGGCCTGCGTGTCGATGCCGTGGCCTCGATGCTGTACCGCGACTATTCACGCAAGGCCGGTGAGTGGGTACCCAACCGCCATGGCGGGCGCGAGAACCTCGAAGCCATCGATTTTCTGCGCCACCTCAACGATGTCGTCGCGCTGGAGGCACCAGGCGCCCTGGTAATTGCCGAGGAGTCCACAGCCTGGCCGGGCGTCAGCCAACCGACCCAGCAGGGCGGTCTCGGCTTTGCCTACAAGTGGAACATGGGCTGGATGCACGACACCTTGCACTACATCCAGAACGACCCGATCCACCGCACCTATCACCACAACGAAATGAGCTTCGGCCTGATCTATGCCTATTCCGAGCATTTCATCCTGCCGATTTCCCATGACGAAGTGGTGCACGGCAAACACTCGCTGATCGACAAGATGCCCGGCGATCGCTGGCAGAAGTTCGCCAACCTGCGTGCCTACCTGACCTTCATGTGGACCCATCCGGGCAAGAAGCTGTTGTTCATGGGCTGCGAGTTCGGCCAGTGGCGCGAATGGAACCACGACAGCGAGCTGGACTGGTACCTGCTCAAGTACCCTGAACACCTGGGGGTGCAACGACTGGTGGCCGACCTCAACCGCCTGTACCGCGACGAGCGCGCCTTGCACGAGCAGGATTGCCAGCCCCAGGGCTTCCAGTGGCTGATTGGCGACGATGCGCACAATAGCGTCTACGCCTGGCTACGCTGGAGTACGAGCGGCGAACCGTTGCTGGTGGTGGCCAACTTCACCCCGGTGCCGCGTGAGGGCTATCGCATCGGCGTACCGTTCGGTGAGCGCTGGGTGGAGGTGCTCAACAGTGATGCCGAGGGCTACGCCGGTTCCAATTTTGGCAACCTCGGTGAAGTGCCCAGCCAGGCGCTGCCCAGCCATGGCCAGCCGTTGTCGGTGGGGCTGAACCTGCCACCGTTGGGGGTGCTGATCTTGCGACCGCAGTGA